One genomic region from Streptomyces sp. Li-HN-5-11 encodes:
- a CDS encoding OsmC family protein: MATTRTAHTVWEGNLLEGNGVVTFDSSGIGQQPVSWPSRAEQAGGKTSPEELIAAAHSSCFSMALSHGLAGAGTPPTKLETKADVTFQPGEGITGIHLTVEGTVPGIDSDAFAAAAEEAKKNCPVSQALAGTTITLDAKLA; this comes from the coding sequence GTGGCAACCACGCGCACCGCTCACACGGTCTGGGAAGGCAACCTGCTCGAGGGCAACGGCGTCGTCACCTTCGACTCCTCCGGCATCGGCCAGCAGCCGGTGTCGTGGCCGTCGCGCGCCGAGCAGGCAGGCGGCAAGACCAGCCCCGAGGAGCTGATCGCCGCCGCCCACTCCAGCTGCTTCTCCATGGCGCTGTCGCACGGCCTGGCAGGCGCCGGCACCCCGCCCACCAAGCTCGAGACGAAGGCCGACGTCACCTTCCAGCCGGGTGAGGGCATCACCGGTATCCACCTCACCGTGGAGGGCACCGTCCCCGGCATCGACAGCGACGCGTTCGCCGCCGCCGCCGAGGAGGCCAAGAAGAACTGCCCCGTCAGCCAGGCCCTGGCCGGCACGACGATCACCCTGGACGCGAAGCTCGCCTGA
- a CDS encoding phage holin family protein, producing the protein MRRGWWRRAASQVGRSVAVWAVSTVTMLVLAGILPDFQLQSPDGDSATTIAMTAALGAGAFGVLSAVVWPLLVRLLLLVPALVLGLLVFFLNGSLLLLALRVNPSGQAEAAPETAVIVAAVMSAVASATGAALAVRDDDTYRRRLHRLAVRRRRRRPPCSSAPGTVVVQLDGVGHDVLLHAVGKGLMPTVARWLGTGPGHEPGQEPTHRLTPWRTDWSSQTGASQLGILHGSNHDVPAFRWYEKDTGEVMVCNRPASAVELQRRAILHTGDGGLLTVDGASRGNLFSGGAGELALVLSVSARRGHGNRSRAGYFAYFCDPANAVRTALSFVADVGREIGESLRARIRKQRPRVGRGGLYPFVRAFATVVERDVVVAAVMGDLLAGRTAIYADLVAYDEVAHHSGPRSRDAQKVLQRLDRSLALIENVAEHAPRPYRIVVLSDHGQSPGETFRARYGLTLADLVRAGCGLHVPRKAEHTRSGAEARAAVRAALRRPVEERAERHRPYPRSEPVVLASGNLGLVSFPDVPHRMSREEIDARHPALLATLANHPGIGFLLVRSEEHGGLVLGARGAQIPLDDLDANPGPLAAFGPGAADAVRRTHSFPHTADIMVNSFHDPADGEVLAFEEQIGSHGGLGGDQAHPFLLSPLACSPPVEAGRELTGAEHVHRVLRRWLHEAAGAEVPLTAEPEERAA; encoded by the coding sequence GTGCGTCGCGGGTGGTGGCGGCGGGCCGCCAGTCAGGTCGGGCGGAGCGTCGCGGTGTGGGCCGTCTCCACCGTCACCATGCTCGTGCTCGCCGGGATTCTTCCGGACTTCCAGCTGCAGTCACCCGACGGCGACAGCGCCACCACCATCGCCATGACCGCCGCGCTGGGCGCCGGTGCCTTCGGTGTCCTGTCGGCCGTCGTCTGGCCGCTGCTCGTCCGGCTGCTGCTGCTCGTGCCCGCACTGGTGCTCGGGCTGCTGGTGTTCTTCCTCAACGGATCGCTGCTCCTGCTCGCCCTGCGCGTCAACCCCTCCGGCCAGGCGGAGGCCGCCCCGGAGACCGCCGTCATCGTGGCCGCAGTGATGTCCGCGGTCGCCTCGGCGACCGGCGCCGCCCTCGCCGTCCGCGACGACGACACCTACCGGCGCCGGCTCCACCGGCTCGCCGTACGCCGTCGCAGACGCCGGCCGCCCTGCTCGTCGGCGCCCGGGACCGTCGTCGTGCAACTCGACGGCGTCGGCCACGACGTGCTGCTGCACGCGGTCGGCAAGGGGCTGATGCCGACCGTCGCCCGCTGGCTGGGCACCGGACCGGGGCACGAACCGGGACAGGAGCCGACCCACCGGCTCACCCCCTGGCGCACCGACTGGTCCAGCCAGACCGGCGCCAGCCAACTCGGCATCCTGCACGGCTCCAACCACGACGTCCCCGCCTTCCGCTGGTACGAGAAGGACACCGGCGAGGTGATGGTCTGCAATCGCCCGGCCAGCGCCGTCGAACTCCAGCGCCGCGCCATTCTGCATACAGGCGACGGTGGACTGCTCACCGTCGACGGGGCGAGCCGCGGCAACCTGTTCAGCGGCGGCGCCGGCGAACTCGCCCTCGTGCTGTCCGTCTCGGCACGGCGCGGACACGGCAACCGCTCCCGCGCGGGCTACTTCGCCTACTTCTGCGACCCGGCGAACGCCGTCCGCACCGCCCTGTCCTTCGTCGCCGACGTCGGCCGCGAGATCGGCGAGTCCCTGCGCGCCCGGATCCGCAAGCAACGCCCCCGCGTCGGACGCGGCGGCCTGTATCCCTTCGTCCGCGCCTTCGCGACCGTCGTCGAACGGGACGTCGTCGTGGCGGCGGTGATGGGCGACCTGCTCGCGGGGCGCACCGCGATCTACGCCGACCTGGTGGCGTACGACGAGGTGGCCCACCACTCCGGGCCGCGCAGCCGGGACGCGCAGAAGGTGCTGCAGCGTCTGGACCGTTCGCTGGCGCTGATCGAGAACGTCGCCGAGCACGCCCCGCGCCCGTACCGGATCGTCGTCCTGTCCGACCACGGTCAGAGTCCCGGCGAGACCTTCCGCGCCCGCTACGGCCTCACCCTCGCGGACCTGGTGAGAGCCGGCTGCGGACTGCACGTGCCGCGCAAGGCGGAGCACACCCGCAGCGGCGCCGAGGCACGCGCCGCCGTACGGGCCGCGCTGCGCCGCCCGGTCGAGGAACGCGCCGAACGCCACCGGCCCTACCCCCGCTCCGAGCCCGTCGTGCTGGCCTCCGGCAACCTCGGCCTGGTCTCCTTCCCCGACGTGCCGCACCGCATGAGCCGGGAGGAGATCGACGCCCGCCACCCCGCGCTGCTGGCCACACTCGCCAACCATCCCGGCATCGGCTTCCTGCTGGTGCGCAGCGAGGAGCACGGCGGCCTGGTGCTCGGCGCGCGCGGCGCGCAGATACCCCTGGACGACCTCGACGCGAACCCCGGCCCGCTCGCCGCCTTCGGCCCCGGCGCCGCCGACGCCGTCCGCCGCACCCACTCCTTCCCGCACACCGCCGACATCATGGTCAACTCCTTCCACGACCCCGCCGACGGCGAAGTCCTCGCCTTCGAGGAGCAGATCGGCTCCCACGGCGGCCTCGGCGGCGACCAGGCCCACCCGTTCCTGCTGTCGCCGCTCGCCTGTTCCCCGCCCGTCGAGGCGGGCCGGGAACTCACCGGCGCCGAACACGTCCACCGCGTCCTGCGCCGCTGGCTGCACGAGGCCGCCGGTGCCGAGGTCCCGTTGACGGCGGAACCGGAGGAACGTGCCGCCTGA
- a CDS encoding MBL fold metallo-hydrolase, whose amino-acid sequence MPVEVTWWGHATCTVEDSNVRVLTDPLFARRLAHLRRRRGAPPPPDAWHADVALVSHLHADHLHVPSLARLAAGTRLLVPRGARRAVPGLRRLGRRLRIAEVTPGDRVEIGGVVVRVVPARHDGRRLPVGPHRSPALGYVVEGEARTYFAGDTGLFETMAEEVGPVDTALLPVGGWGPYLGEGHLDAGRAAQALARLAPLSAVPVHYGTYWPIGMDAVRPHEFHAPGDEFVRLAAQRAPGVTVHRLAHGESVRLEGAR is encoded by the coding sequence GTGCCGGTGGAGGTCACCTGGTGGGGTCACGCCACCTGCACGGTCGAGGACTCGAACGTCCGTGTGCTCACCGATCCACTGTTCGCCCGCCGGCTCGCCCATCTGCGGCGCCGTCGCGGTGCGCCGCCGCCGCCGGACGCCTGGCACGCGGACGTGGCGCTGGTCTCCCACCTGCACGCCGACCATCTCCACGTGCCCTCCCTCGCCCGGCTCGCCGCGGGCACGCGCCTGCTGGTGCCCCGGGGCGCGCGCCGGGCGGTGCCGGGGCTGCGCCGGCTCGGCCGCCGGCTGCGGATCGCCGAGGTGACACCCGGGGACCGCGTCGAGATCGGCGGGGTCGTCGTACGGGTGGTGCCGGCGCGGCACGACGGGCGGCGGCTGCCCGTCGGACCGCACCGCTCCCCCGCGCTGGGCTATGTCGTCGAGGGCGAGGCACGGACGTACTTCGCCGGGGACACCGGTCTGTTCGAGACGATGGCCGAGGAGGTGGGCCCGGTCGACACGGCGTTGCTGCCGGTGGGCGGCTGGGGGCCGTACCTCGGTGAGGGGCATCTGGACGCGGGGCGGGCGGCGCAGGCGCTGGCCCGGCTGGCGCCGCTGAGCGCCGTGCCGGTGCACTACGGCACGTACTGGCCGATCGGGATGGACGCCGTGCGCCCCCACGAGTTCCACGCGCCGGGCGACGAGTTCGTACGCCTCGCGGCGCAGCGTGCGCCCGGGGTGACGGTGCACCGGCTGGCGCACGGGGAGAGCGTGCGCCTGGAGGGCGCCCGGTGA
- a CDS encoding DedA family protein, which produces MIPLAASATTVLPTESTQQALGYPSLFLLVLIGALVPVVPTGALVSSAAVVAVHQTAPLSLVMVFGTASLAAFLGDAALYWLGRRGLKSKNGSRWLEAIRARAPEDRLAQAQEKLAEHGVAVLVLSRLVPAGRIPVMLACLLAKWPLRRFSRGNLPACLAWAVTYQLIGILGGSLFREPWEGVVAAVALTVLLGAAPSAWRRLRRASPAHRPN; this is translated from the coding sequence GTGATACCTCTCGCCGCGTCCGCGACGACGGTGCTGCCCACGGAGTCCACCCAGCAGGCGCTCGGGTACCCGTCACTGTTCCTGCTCGTGCTGATCGGGGCGCTGGTGCCGGTGGTGCCGACGGGGGCGCTGGTCAGTTCGGCGGCGGTGGTCGCCGTGCACCAGACGGCGCCGTTGTCGCTCGTGATGGTGTTCGGTACGGCGTCGCTCGCCGCGTTCCTCGGGGACGCGGCGCTGTACTGGCTCGGCCGCCGCGGGCTGAAGTCGAAGAACGGCTCGCGCTGGCTGGAGGCGATCCGCGCGCGGGCGCCGGAGGACCGCCTGGCGCAGGCGCAGGAGAAACTCGCCGAGCACGGGGTTGCGGTGCTGGTGCTGTCCCGCCTCGTCCCGGCCGGCCGCATCCCGGTGATGCTGGCCTGTCTGCTGGCGAAGTGGCCGCTGCGCCGCTTCTCCCGCGGCAACCTCCCGGCCTGCCTGGCCTGGGCGGTGACGTACCAGCTGATCGGCATTCTCGGCGGCTCCCTGTTCAGGGAGCCGTGGGAGGGCGTGGTCGCCGCGGTCGCCCTGACCGTGCTGCTCGGCGCGGCCCCGAGCGCGTGGCGCCGCCTGCGGCGGGCCTCACCGGCCCACCGCCCGAACTGA
- a CDS encoding MBL fold metallo-hydrolase encodes MTQQSESTTSTTMTTSTTPQADDLTVASDLPSPLAPLPSPFPPLAEPRPLGERRVWPRTFHDRLTAPLPGLKALARFAREGAVRPGKEGLADIPLLPYEPGPLPRVDARTVAVTWAGHASWVVRIGGLTVLTDPVWSRRIVGTPARITPVGVPWEALPRVDAVVISHNHYDHLDAPTLRRLPRDTPVFVPAGLGAWFHRRRFTRVTELDWWEAAELSGVRFDFVPAHHWSKRTLTDTCRSLWGGWVLTAPDGQRVYFAGDTGYGHWFSRIGRRYPGIDLALLPIGAYDPRWWLSDVHCDPEEAVQAARDLGARRMAPMHWGTFVLSAEPVLEPLTRVRTAWEKTGLPREDLWDLPVGGSRVLE; translated from the coding sequence ATGACGCAGCAGTCCGAGTCGACCACGTCCACGACCATGACCACGTCCACGACGCCCCAAGCCGACGATCTCACGGTCGCGTCCGACCTCCCGTCCCCCCTCGCACCCCTGCCCTCCCCGTTCCCGCCGCTCGCCGAGCCCCGACCGCTGGGTGAGCGCCGCGTCTGGCCGCGGACCTTCCACGACCGGCTCACCGCCCCGCTGCCGGGCCTGAAAGCCCTCGCCCGCTTCGCCCGCGAGGGCGCCGTACGCCCGGGCAAGGAGGGCCTCGCCGACATCCCCCTGCTGCCCTACGAGCCCGGCCCGCTGCCCCGGGTGGACGCCCGTACCGTCGCCGTCACCTGGGCGGGGCACGCCAGTTGGGTGGTCCGCATCGGCGGGCTGACCGTGCTGACCGACCCGGTGTGGTCCCGGCGCATCGTCGGCACCCCGGCCCGCATCACCCCCGTCGGGGTCCCCTGGGAGGCCCTGCCGCGTGTGGACGCGGTCGTCATCAGCCACAACCACTACGACCACCTCGACGCCCCCACACTGCGCCGTCTCCCGCGCGACACCCCGGTGTTCGTGCCGGCCGGGCTCGGCGCCTGGTTCCACCGCCGCCGGTTCACCCGTGTCACCGAACTCGACTGGTGGGAGGCGGCCGAACTCTCCGGCGTCCGCTTCGACTTCGTGCCCGCCCACCACTGGTCCAAGCGCACCCTCACCGACACCTGCCGCAGCCTGTGGGGCGGCTGGGTCCTCACCGCGCCCGACGGACAGCGCGTGTACTTCGCGGGCGACACGGGCTACGGCCACTGGTTCTCCCGCATCGGCCGCCGCTACCCCGGCATCGACCTCGCCCTGCTCCCCATCGGCGCCTACGACCCCCGCTGGTGGCTCAGCGACGTCCACTGCGATCCGGAGGAGGCCGTCCAGGCCGCCCGGGACCTCGGCGCCCGCCGCATGGCCCCCATGCACTGGGGCACCTTCGTGCTGTCCGCCGAGCCCGTTCTGGAACCCCTCACCCGCGTCCGCACGGCCTGGGAGAAGACGGGACTGCCCCGAGAGGACCTGTGGGACCTGCCAGTTGGGGGCTCACGGGTGCTGGAGTAG
- a CDS encoding aminotransferase class I/II-fold pyridoxal phosphate-dependent enzyme codes for MRRTDPEGHGPVRYGPSALPGDGLPVLPELSATLCAAAGRTHEQPIGGGTALLDAACGYWMRRGLHTGSDRVAAAPGAPSLLLALTAALGGDVLVPRPCAAWWAPYARLLGRPAFHVATPAECGGVPDPYALLETVRRVRAEGGDPRLLVLSVADDPTATVAPPEVLHETVEAAAGEGLHLVSDETWRDTVHAPHETVLLSPAEMLPERVTVVTDLAGAFLPTGWPAALARFPAGSTGDALHARVLDVLTALDARIAEPVAAAAAYALDEPDPVTARLTASLRLHARVARAAHATVVAGGALARPPQAGRHLYADLDPLRSALAARSVGDAQELEDFLTARLGLPAPGGHRFGDDLGALRVRLSTAELLGGTDEERTECLLSPVPLELPHVQRALMSVRSVFDDLRDDAQRWEPPR; via the coding sequence ATGCGGCGGACCGACCCCGAAGGTCACGGCCCCGTCCGTTACGGGCCGTCGGCTCTCCCCGGCGACGGGCTGCCGGTGCTGCCGGAACTGTCCGCCACGCTCTGCGCCGCAGCGGGCCGCACCCACGAACAGCCGATCGGCGGCGGGACCGCGCTCCTGGACGCGGCGTGCGGCTACTGGATGCGGCGCGGACTGCACACCGGATCCGACCGCGTGGCCGCCGCACCAGGCGCCCCTTCCCTGCTGCTCGCACTGACCGCCGCCCTCGGCGGCGACGTCCTGGTGCCCCGGCCCTGCGCCGCCTGGTGGGCGCCGTACGCACGCCTGCTGGGCAGACCCGCCTTCCACGTGGCCACCCCGGCCGAGTGCGGCGGAGTGCCCGACCCCTACGCCCTGCTGGAGACCGTCCGCAGAGTCCGTGCCGAGGGCGGTGACCCGCGGCTGCTCGTGCTCTCGGTCGCCGACGACCCCACCGCCACCGTCGCGCCGCCCGAGGTGCTCCACGAGACCGTCGAGGCCGCCGCGGGCGAGGGACTGCACCTGGTCAGCGACGAGACCTGGCGCGACACCGTGCACGCCCCGCACGAGACGGTCCTGCTCAGCCCCGCCGAGATGCTGCCGGAACGGGTCACCGTGGTGACGGACCTCGCCGGCGCGTTCCTGCCCACCGGCTGGCCCGCCGCGCTCGCCCGCTTCCCCGCCGGCTCCACCGGCGACGCGCTGCACGCGCGCGTGCTCGACGTGCTCACCGCGCTGGACGCCCGCATCGCCGAACCGGTCGCCGCCGCGGCCGCCTACGCCCTCGACGAACCGGACCCCGTCACCGCGCGCCTGACTGCCTCCCTGCGGCTGCACGCGCGCGTGGCCCGCGCCGCACACGCCACCGTGGTGGCCGGGGGCGCGCTCGCCCGGCCCCCGCAGGCCGGCCGCCATCTGTACGCCGACCTGGATCCGCTGCGCTCCGCGCTCGCCGCCCGTTCCGTGGGCGACGCGCAGGAGCTGGAGGACTTCCTCACCGCGCGCCTCGGCCTGCCCGCGCCGGGCGGTCACCGCTTCGGCGACGACCTCGGCGCGCTGAGGGTGCGGCTGTCCACCGCGGAACTGCTCGGCGGCACGGACGAGGAACGCACGGAATGCCTCTTGTCCCCCGTGCCGTTGGAACTGCCACACGTGCAACGCGCGTTGATGTCTGTGAGGTCGGTCTTCGACGATCTCCGCGACGACGCTCAGCGATGGGAGCCTCCTCGATGA
- a CDS encoding RNA polymerase sigma factor SigF, producing MRTQASARHHPHDDAPDTAEAFRRLAALPPGQERDTLRDEIVEAWLPMAERLAGRFRSRGESFEDLRQVAALGLVKAVDRYDPELGNAFESYAVPTITGEIKRHFRDHMWTLHVPRRVQDLRNRVRFAAQDLSQTIPGRRPTVAEIAEHANMSEEDVQVGLEALESFTALSLDAELPGGEDGYSLSDSLGSPDPALDTVVDREAVRPRLTALPERERAILYMRFFGDMTQSRIAEQLGISQMHVSRLISRCCDRLRDQVMRDVA from the coding sequence ATGCGAACTCAAGCGAGCGCGAGGCACCACCCGCACGACGACGCCCCCGACACCGCGGAAGCCTTCCGCCGGCTCGCCGCGCTGCCCCCGGGGCAGGAGCGCGACACCCTCCGCGACGAGATCGTGGAGGCCTGGCTGCCGATGGCCGAACGGCTCGCGGGCCGCTTCCGCAGCCGCGGCGAGAGCTTCGAGGACCTCCGTCAGGTCGCGGCCCTCGGACTGGTGAAGGCGGTCGACCGCTACGATCCCGAGCTCGGCAACGCCTTCGAGAGCTACGCCGTCCCCACCATCACCGGCGAGATCAAGCGGCACTTCCGCGACCACATGTGGACGCTGCACGTGCCGCGCCGGGTGCAGGACCTGCGCAACCGCGTCCGGTTCGCCGCCCAGGACCTCTCGCAGACCATCCCCGGCCGCCGCCCCACCGTCGCGGAAATCGCCGAGCACGCCAACATGAGCGAGGAGGACGTGCAGGTCGGCCTGGAGGCGCTGGAGAGCTTCACCGCCCTCTCGCTCGACGCGGAGCTGCCCGGCGGCGAGGACGGCTACTCGCTGAGCGACTCCCTCGGCTCGCCGGATCCCGCGCTGGACACCGTCGTGGACCGCGAGGCCGTCCGGCCGCGGCTGACGGCGCTGCCCGAGCGGGAGCGGGCCATCCTGTACATGCGGTTCTTCGGCGACATGACCCAGAGCCGGATCGCCGAACAGCTGGGGATCTCGCAGATGCACGTGTCCCGGCTGATCAGCCGGTGCTGCGACCGGCTGCGGGACCAGGTGATGCGGGACGTGGCGTAG
- a CDS encoding DUF2795 domain-containing protein — MQRGSDRLSVHRDDEMKHELQGLLRSGHPTRSEEWHDPEPTAEDDPEVWGGPVAPGGSRASLETVRLELARILGRSAFPATPAELVRVLRRKNAPDALIEALERLPRKTRYANVQELAKELTHTERPAREDRA, encoded by the coding sequence ATGCAGCGAGGCAGTGACCGGCTGAGTGTCCATCGTGACGACGAGATGAAGCACGAACTGCAGGGTCTGCTCAGGTCCGGCCATCCCACGCGCAGCGAGGAGTGGCACGACCCGGAGCCCACCGCCGAGGACGACCCGGAGGTCTGGGGCGGACCGGTGGCGCCGGGCGGATCCCGGGCGTCCCTGGAGACGGTTCGTCTGGAGCTGGCCAGGATCCTGGGCCGCAGCGCCTTTCCCGCGACCCCGGCCGAGCTGGTCCGTGTCCTGCGCCGCAAGAACGCGCCCGACGCGCTGATCGAGGCGCTGGAGCGGCTGCCGCGCAAGACGCGCTACGCCAATGTCCAGGAGCTGGCGAAGGAGCTGACCCACACCGAGCGGCCCGCGCGCGAGGACCGCGCATAG
- a CDS encoding CBS domain-containing protein, with protein MAEFVRDVMTPGVVAVRPDASLVEAARLMRAQDIGDVVVADGEEVVGVLTDRDIAVRAVAEGLDPQTVSARAVCTPDPLVVGPYDPVQAAVALMRERAVRRLPVVEDGLPVGMVSLGDLAEARDAQSALADISRAEPDAGAGT; from the coding sequence ATGGCTGAATTCGTGAGGGACGTGATGACACCCGGCGTGGTCGCCGTCCGTCCGGACGCCTCGCTCGTCGAGGCGGCCCGGCTGATGCGCGCCCAGGACATCGGCGACGTCGTGGTGGCGGACGGGGAGGAGGTCGTCGGTGTGCTGACCGACCGCGACATCGCGGTGCGGGCCGTCGCCGAGGGACTCGATCCGCAGACGGTGAGCGCACGGGCCGTGTGCACGCCGGACCCGCTCGTCGTCGGCCCGTACGACCCGGTGCAGGCGGCGGTCGCGCTGATGCGTGAGCGTGCCGTGCGCCGGCTCCCGGTCGTGGAGGACGGCCTGCCGGTCGGCATGGTGAGCCTGGGCGACCTGGCCGAGGCGCGGGATGCGCAGTCGGCGCTCGCCGACATCAGCCGGGCGGAGCCGGACGCCGGGGCGGGCACATGA
- a CDS encoding diguanylate cyclase: MSQGQATELAARGTIVDVGEVTTRYLLYGLLPGWFVPGLADWVMHRRTRIEDTAGTKESLIHSLMMAEVGLPIALTLRYRVNPLLLAVQLGGAAVHEATALWDVRTAVDSDREVKPVEQHIHSFLESLPFAALASLMCLHSDQVKSLLRGGRGDPDAWRLVPRGRPLSAGYLAGIAAAIGTCVLLPYGEELLRCRRAARTKKRHAKDDRARWRAPKGR, encoded by the coding sequence ATGAGCCAAGGGCAGGCCACCGAGCTGGCTGCGCGTGGCACCATCGTCGACGTGGGGGAGGTCACCACCCGCTATCTGCTCTACGGACTCCTGCCGGGCTGGTTCGTCCCCGGCCTCGCCGACTGGGTGATGCACCGGCGCACCCGGATCGAGGACACCGCGGGCACGAAGGAGTCCCTCATCCACTCCCTGATGATGGCCGAGGTCGGTCTCCCGATCGCGCTCACCCTGCGCTACCGGGTGAACCCGCTGCTGCTCGCCGTGCAGCTGGGCGGGGCCGCGGTGCACGAGGCGACCGCGCTGTGGGACGTGCGCACGGCCGTCGACAGCGACCGCGAGGTCAAGCCGGTCGAGCAGCACATCCACAGCTTCCTGGAGTCGCTGCCGTTCGCGGCGCTGGCGTCGCTGATGTGCCTGCACTCCGACCAGGTGAAGTCACTGCTGCGCGGCGGCCGCGGCGATCCGGACGCGTGGCGCCTGGTGCCGCGCGGCCGGCCGCTGTCCGCCGGCTACCTGGCGGGCATCGCCGCCGCGATCGGCACCTGCGTGCTCCTGCCGTACGGCGAGGAGCTGCTGCGCTGCCGGCGGGCGGCCAGGACCAAGAAGAGGCACGCCAAGGACGACCGAGCCCGGTGGCGTGCGCCGAAAGGACGTTGA
- a CDS encoding type 1 glutamine amidotransferase domain-containing protein encodes MRIAFLTAPEGVEQVELTEPWKAASGAGHETVLVSTKSGEIQAFNHLDKADTFPVDEVVGDTSADSLDALVLPGGVANPDFLRMDDKAVAFVRDFFAQGRPVAAICHAPWTLVEADVVRDRVLTSWPSLRTDIRNAGGTWVDEQVQICDHGPNKLVTSRKPDDLEAFCGVFLDVFAEKAA; translated from the coding sequence ATGCGCATCGCATTTCTGACCGCACCCGAGGGCGTCGAACAGGTGGAGCTCACCGAGCCCTGGAAGGCGGCCTCCGGCGCCGGGCACGAGACCGTGCTGGTGTCGACGAAGTCCGGGGAGATCCAGGCGTTCAACCACCTGGACAAGGCGGACACGTTCCCCGTCGACGAGGTCGTCGGGGACACCTCCGCCGACTCCCTCGACGCGCTCGTCCTGCCGGGCGGCGTGGCCAACCCCGACTTCCTGCGGATGGACGACAAGGCCGTCGCGTTCGTACGGGACTTCTTCGCGCAGGGCCGTCCGGTCGCCGCGATCTGTCACGCGCCGTGGACACTGGTCGAGGCCGATGTCGTACGCGACCGTGTGCTGACCTCGTGGCCGAGCCTGCGGACGGACATCCGCAACGCGGGCGGCACATGGGTCGACGAGCAGGTGCAGATCTGCGACCACGGCCCGAACAAGCTGGTCACCAGCCGCAAGCCGGACGACCTGGAGGCGTTCTGCGGAGTGTTCCTGGACGTGTTCGCCGAGAAGGCGGCCTGA
- a CDS encoding CoA-binding protein, with the protein MYGDAATIRKILTELGDTWAVVGLSSNRDRAAYGVAAVLQRFGKRVVPVHPKAETVHGEQGYPGLADIPFDVDVVDVFVNSRLAGAVADEAVAMGAKAVWFQLGVVDETAYERTRAAGLDMVMDRCPAIEIPRLG; encoded by the coding sequence GTGTACGGCGACGCGGCAACGATCCGGAAGATCCTGACGGAGCTCGGTGACACCTGGGCCGTGGTGGGCCTGTCGTCGAACCGGGACCGCGCGGCGTACGGCGTCGCGGCGGTGCTGCAGCGCTTCGGCAAGCGTGTCGTGCCCGTGCACCCCAAGGCGGAGACCGTGCACGGCGAGCAGGGCTACCCCGGCCTCGCGGACATCCCCTTCGACGTGGACGTGGTCGACGTCTTCGTCAACAGCCGCCTCGCGGGCGCGGTCGCCGACGAGGCGGTCGCCATGGGGGCGAAGGCGGTGTGGTTCCAGCTCGGCGTCGTGGACGAGACCGCCTACGAGCGCACCCGGGCGGCGGGGCTCGACATGGTCATGGACCGCTGCCCGGCGATCGAAATCCCCCGCTTGGGCTAG